GTGCCGGTGTATCGCCTGGAGGGAGGGCGGCTTCTTGTGGGCCTGACCTCGAGCTGAGGCTGGGTCCTGTATTCTAAGGACGTATGAGCCCACTTCACGTTCGCGCCAACCCTTCCGACATCGCTCCTTTTGTATTGTTGCCCGGGGATCCGGGGCGGGCGGAGTACATCGCTCAGAACTTCCTCGAGAACCCGCGCCCGTACAACACGTACCGCTCCCTCCTCGGGTTTACCGGTACCTATAAGGGGGTCCCGGTCTCCGTGCAAACCACCGGCATGGGCTGCCCCTCCACCGCGATCGTCGCGGAGGAACTCGTTCAACTCGGGGCTAAGGTTCTCGTGCGGGTGGGGACGTGCGGTGCGGTGGATGAGCGCTTGGCCGCGGGGGATCTCGTCATCGTACAAGGGGCCGTGCCGCTCGACGGCACCACCCGCCAGTACCTGGAGGGCCGCCCCTACGCACCCGTGCCGAGCTACGAGGTGCTCGAGGCCCTGGTGGATGCGGCTAGGACGGCGAAGGTGCCGCACCACGTGGGGCTCATCGCTACGGAGGACGCGTTCTACGCCACCACACCTGAGGAAGCGCGGGCGTGGAGTCGGTTTGGCGTGATGGCGTTCGAGATGGAGGCCGCGACGCTGTTCTTGATTGGGCAGATGCGCGGCGTGCGCACGGGCACGCTGCTGGTGGTATCGAACCAGATCGGGGACAGCGAGTTCGTGGCCCAGGAGATCCTGCAACGAGGCGTGGATCGCATGGTGCGCACCGCCCTCGAGGCGTTTGTTCGCTTAAAGGAGGTAGTGTGATGGCGGAGCACGAGCACGAGTACGTTCTAGAGGTCCCGGAGTTCGAGCACCTGCGCTACGAGGTCGAGGACGGCATCGCCCTCGTGACCCTGGCGCGCCCTAAGGCGCTGAATGCGCTTTCCGGGGAGGTGCTGCGCGAGCTAGCGGAGGTCGTGGAGGTGATCCACCAGGACCCCGAGGTCCGCGCGGTGATCTTCACCGGGGAGGGCAAGGCGTTCGTGGCGGGAGCGGACATCAGCGAGATCGCCGCGCTTTCCGACGTGTTCGTCTCGCGCGAGTACAGCCTGTTGGGTCAGGAGGTCATGAACGCCGTGGCCGCCCTGCCGGTCCCCACGATCGCCGCGATCAACGGGTACGCCCTCGGGGGCGGGCTCGAGCTCGCCCTGGCCTGTGATTTGCGCGTGGCCTCCGTGAAGGCGAAGCTGGGGCTGCCTGAGGTGGGGCTGGGGCTGATCCCGGGGTTTGGCGGGACCCAGCGCCTGCCGCGCCTGATCGGCCAGGGCCGGGCGCTGGACCTGATCCTGACCGGCCGCCACGTCTCTGCGGAGGAGGCCTTGCAGCTGGGGCTCGTGAACCGGGTGGCGGAGGACGCCCTCGAGGCCGCGAAGGACCTCGCCCGCACCATCTTGAAGAACGGTCCGGTCGCGCTCGCGCTCGCGAAGGAGGCCGTGGCGCGCGGTGCGGACGTACCGCTCGCGGAAGCCTTGGAGATCGAGGCGGATTTGTTCGGGCTGGCCTGCAGCACGCAGGACATGCGCGAGGGGACGCGGGCCTTCCTGGAAAAACGCGCGCCGGAGTTCAAGGGGGAGTGAGTTGGCGAACCGCTTGATTCACGTCGCGAGTCCCCGCGCCAAGCTGTACGTCGAGGCGGACCATTCGATCCGCAAGGGGTTGGCGGACTACCCCAAAGCCCTCAGGGCGTGACTCATGTAAAAAAGTCGGTTGACTCAAAACTTGCACTTATGCACCCTGGGGATACCTATGCGCCAGGACCACTTGAAAGGGGCCGCTGGTTTCCCGTCTGATGACGGGTGCCATGACCCAAGCGGCCCTGTCCCTACTTTGGACCCTCCTGGCCCTTTTGCCAAGCCCCCACCTCCAGGAATCCCTCAAGGCCCTGCTCTTGCTCCTCCTCCACGGCCACGGCAAGGCCAGACCCCAGCACAGCCAGGTCAAGTCCCCCTCCGCCCTCTCTCGCTTCCTCAACCGCTACCCCTGGCCCACCCGCGCTCTCATCCGCCTGGCAAGAAAAGAGGCCGAGAAAGCCCTGGACCGGGCCAGAAAGAAAAAAGGCCCCAAGCCCCGTCTCCTGGTGGTCCTGGACCTAGTCACTCTGGAGAAGCGGGGCCGTTTCCAGGCCCTGCCCCTCTCCTTTTTTCACGGCAAGTGGGGACTCCATCTGGTGGTCCTCTACCTCGTCTACGGAGACCTCCGCATCCCTTGGGCCTACCGCCTCTGGCGGGGCAAGGGGGAGAAGGCCCTCTCCCGCCTGGCCCTAAGCCTCCTGGCCTCTCTGCCCCCCTGGATGCGCCGGGCCTTCCGGATACGGGTGGCCGCGGATGCGGCCTTTGGCACCACCCGGTTCCTTTTCGGGGTGAAGCGGTTGGGTTTTGAAGCGGTGGTGGGGATGCGGCGGGACCGGAGGCTGCGGGAAGGGGGGAGGCTTGGGGACCTCAGGCGGCAGGGGAGCCGGGTCTACCTTTGGGGGCTTTCCTTCCCGGTCTGGGTGGCCTGGTACCGCTACCCCCTGCCCCAAGGGGGCTGGGAGTGGCGGTACGTGGTGGCCACCTTTCCCGCCACGCCCCGGACGGCGCTCACTTGGGGAAAGAGGCGGTTTGCCATAG
This region of Marinithermus hydrothermalis DSM 14884 genomic DNA includes:
- a CDS encoding purine-nucleoside phosphorylase translates to MSPLHVRANPSDIAPFVLLPGDPGRAEYIAQNFLENPRPYNTYRSLLGFTGTYKGVPVSVQTTGMGCPSTAIVAEELVQLGAKVLVRVGTCGAVDERLAAGDLVIVQGAVPLDGTTRQYLEGRPYAPVPSYEVLEALVDAARTAKVPHHVGLIATEDAFYATTPEEARAWSRFGVMAFEMEAATLFLIGQMRGVRTGTLLVVSNQIGDSEFVAQEILQRGVDRMVRTALEAFVRLKEVV
- a CDS encoding enoyl-CoA hydratase/isomerase family protein; this translates as MAEHEHEYVLEVPEFEHLRYEVEDGIALVTLARPKALNALSGEVLRELAEVVEVIHQDPEVRAVIFTGEGKAFVAGADISEIAALSDVFVSREYSLLGQEVMNAVAALPVPTIAAINGYALGGGLELALACDLRVASVKAKLGLPEVGLGLIPGFGGTQRLPRLIGQGRALDLILTGRHVSAEEALQLGLVNRVAEDALEAAKDLARTILKNGPVALALAKEAVARGADVPLAEALEIEADLFGLACSTQDMREGTRAFLEKRAPEFKGE
- a CDS encoding transposase produces the protein MTQAALSLLWTLLALLPSPHLQESLKALLLLLLHGHGKARPQHSQVKSPSALSRFLNRYPWPTRALIRLARKEAEKALDRARKKKGPKPRLLVVLDLVTLEKRGRFQALPLSFFHGKWGLHLVVLYLVYGDLRIPWAYRLWRGKGEKALSRLALSLLASLPPWMRRAFRIRVAADAAFGTTRFLFGVKRLGFEAVVGMRRDRRLREGGRLGDLRRQGSRVYLWGLSFPVWVAWYRYPLPQGGWEWRYVVATFPATPRTALTWGKRRFAIEHFFRAAKSEFSLGQFGQRTALGVHRFLVLSLLAYLLAHWVGMEGEGSWREARERAARVLLPELVVQVALRELYALGLWPPGGGGEGLCGICGRCKF